The Apibacter raozihei DNA segment TCTCCTAAATAAAGAATATATTGATTTTCAGATTTCACCAAAAGGGCAGAACTTTTATAAGGAGTTCCATGGCTTAATTCAAAAATTTGTCCGGTAAGTTGTGTGTTGTCAATAGCAAATGTATCAAAAGCGTTAAAAGACCGGTAATAATATTTATTTAATTGGGGAAAATTACCTTCATTGGCAAAATTGATCCAGGGTCCCTCTGTGAAATAATATTTTTTTAAAATTTCGATAACCGGAGAAAGGGCATAAATGTTTTTAGGTGAATCGTCCGGAGAATTAATAATCATTCCTGAAACATGATCCAGATGTCCATGGGAAATAAAATAACCTTTAATATTATTTTTCAATAAGCTATCCGGACTTCCAGCTAAAGATTGCTTTTCAATAGCTTTTTTTATTCCGGTCCGTATAGTTCCGGCATCCAAACATAAAAATTCATTTTTGTCTTTTTCACTGATTATATATGCGGAAAGATTGTCTTCATCTAAACCTCCGTATATACCCAGAGGTATCAGGTCGAAAGTTTGCGAATGGCATAACAAGCTGAAAAGCAGTGTAAGTGTGAAAATTATATATTTCATTATTTGAATGATTATAATGATGCAAATTAAGTTATTTTAAATAAAAAAAGGCAGGTGATCCTGCCTTTTCAAAATTTATTTTCAGTTGAATCAGGGCTCAACAATTTCTTTAACGGTATCTCCGTACTTGTCAACTACTGTTGTATGAATTTTCATTAATTCCGCCCATCGTCTAAAGGCTCCCACAAAGACAAAAAGCATTAAAAGCATAGCTATTACAGCCAGGGAAGCAAGAAGGTATTGTTCTTTAGGAAGGTATATATCCACCACTTGAATATATCCTGCCCAAAAAGTGATAATAGCCATAAAGACTCCCGGAATGGCAGAACATAAAGCGTATTTTTTTCGATTCATACGAATCAGCATGGTTGTACATACAATGAGACCGCAGGCGGCTAATAATTGGTTGCTGATTCCGAACAGAGGCCAGATGCTACTCACATTACCTGTGTACACGAGATATCCCCAGGCAAAGGTGAACAGGATGCTGCTGATTATTATGCCAGGAACCCAGTTTTTATCGTTAAATTTAGGAATTACTCCTCCCAGCATTTCCTGTAGGAAAAACCGTCCTACACGAGTTCCGGCATCAATAGCAGTAAGAATAAATACAGCTTCAAACATAATGGCAAAATTGTACCAGTAAGCCATTAATTCATCCATATAAGGAATATTATTGAAAATATGTGCCATACCTACTGCCAGGGAAACCGCACCACCGGTACGTCCGTGAAGATCAATACCAATATGGTCTATAAAATACTGAAGATCGACACTATGCAAATCCGGATGTGCTGCCAGGAAGCTCTGGTAAGCATCCACTGGTGTATTGATAGCAAAATAATCTCCCGGCATCAACGTACAGGCTGCAATTAAGGCCATCAGGGCAACAAAGCCCTCTACTAACATTGCCCCATAACCAACAAATAATATTTCTTTTTCATCAGAAATCATTTTCGGTGTGGTACCTGTTGCAATAATTGCATGAAATCCGGAGATAGCTCCACAAGCAATAACAATGAATATGAAGGGTAAAACCGGTCCTCCGATCACGGGTCCTCCTCCGTTCACAAATGAAGTGATTGCAGGCATTTCAATAGTAGGGTGAACAAATATAATACCAATAGCAAGCATCAAAATAGTTCCGATTTTAAGATAAGTGGAAAGATAGTCTCTTGGAACCAATAACAGCCATACGGGTAAAACAGATGCAAGAAAGCCATAAATAGGAATGGCTATGGAAATAGTCTTAATATTCCAGTGAAACATGTCATTTAAGGTTTCATTCTGCATCAGGTGGTGCCCAGAGATGATGCCGGTGACTAATAAGACAACTCCGACAATACTGGCCAGTGTTACGCTGTCTTTTCTGTATCTCATAATTAAGCCCATCAAAACGGCAATGGGCATAGTGATAATCACTGTAAATAAAGACCATGAAGCTTCGTGCATAGCACTTATACAAGCTAGTGATAGTCCTGCCAGTGTCAGTATAAGGATAAATAAAATGGCAAAACCGGCTATGGTTCCTGTAACTGGACCAATTTCTTTCGAAGCTATAGTGGCCAAGCTCTGTCCTTTGTGTCGAACGGAAGCAAATAGTACTACCATATCGTGTACACCTCCACCCAATACGCAGCCTATAAGTATCCATAAAGCTCCGGGCAAATAACCGAACTGGGCAGCCAGTACAGGACCTACCAATGGTCCTGCAGCGGCAATAGCTGCAAAATGATGTCCAAAAAGAACATTTTTGTTGGTGGCTACATAGTCATGACCGTCAGCAAATTCAATTGCAGGCGTGACATTTTTTGAATTCAGGCGTAAAACCTTTTTAGCTATAAATATACCATAGAAACGATACGCTATGGCAAAAATCAGCACTGAGACAAATACAAGTGTCAGAGCATTAATTCCGTTTAAAAATTCCATTAATTTGTGATTTTAGATATTATATATTTATTTTGTGTTGGCAAATATAGTTTTTGATACTTATTTATGCATTATATTTTTTTATTTTCTATTTTTGTTATGATATGGCTGATTATATTAAGTTGAAATAAGAGTTCATATATTATAATGTCAGCAAATATTTTCAATCAAAATTAAAATATATGATTTTATGAACTTCGAATTGAAAAAATGGGAAGAGTCGGATGTTATGAGTCTGGTAAAACATGCCAACAATTATAACATATTTCGTTATTTAAGAGATTCCTTTCCTTTTCCGTATACAGAAAAAGACGGACAAACGTTTATTTCATTAAATCTCTATGAAAATCCGGTTAAAGAGTTTGCCATACACATAGATGGAAAAGCTGTAGGGGCTGTAGGAGTAACTCTTCAACCTGATATATACAGGAAAAGTGTTGAGATCGGCTATTGGCTTTCTGAATCATACTGGGGAAAAGGTATTATGCCGGAAGTTTTAAAAGAGATGGTAAACTATAGTTTTTCTACCTGGGATATCAGCAGAGTGTTTGCAAAGCCTTTTAGTATAAATGAACAATCTCAGAAAGTATTGGTTAAAGCAGGATTTCAATACGAAGCAACTCTGAAGAAGGCTATTTATAAAAATGATAGTTATCTGGATGAAATGATTTTTTCAGTCGTGCGATAAAAAATGGTTTATTCCATGTCAAATAATGTATAAGTTTGGGAAGAAGATTCGGTCAGAGCAATAATCCATTGGGTCCAGTTGATAATTGTAGAGGCTCTTCGATGGTACGTATTTTCTGAACGGATATTGAATAACAAACAATCCTTCATAAGCAGTATCACTAAATTTCTGTCCAGAGTTTTGTGTTTAAAGTAGTTTTTAATTGTCTGGTTAAAAATTTTATGACGAAGTATCAGTTTGCTGAATTCTAATTGTCGATTATACAAAGAAAGCGAGTAAACATTATTCCCTTTTTCAGTAAGGGTACAACCATTTTGCCCCTTACGCTGAGTGTACTGTAAAATTCCCAGATATTTTCCGGCATTTATATAATAGTCTGTCTGCCTGGGATCGAAATCATAATTTTCTGTAATCTCTTCTTTTGTCAGAAATTCACGAACTTTTAACAGCTCACCTAAATTAATAATTCTTTCAAAATTGTCGGCCTGAGGAAAAGGAATTTCTGGTTCTTCAATTAAAGATATTTGTTCAGCAATTAGAATAATGGTTTCCCTGTCTATTTGTTTATTTTTAAGAGTGTATTTTTTTTCCCTGATTAATTCCAGAGAATTGTAATGCTCAGTCTCATTAAAAAAATACTCACGTAAGTGAAAAAAACCGTTACTATAAGTCAAGAATAAAGGCACAATAGATTTTGATATTTTTTTTTGCCATAATCTGAAAGGATAATATAGCTGACGTATTAAAAAATCGTCGGATAAGTAATTTTTAGCCTCCAGTAAATACAAGTTATTTCTACCTTCATAACCGCCATCAATTTCAAGCTGGGAATTATCTACATGAACCGGAAGTTTGCCTGCACTGTGATCAATAATAAAATCAAAACAAGAAGAACTCATTCTGCCACTAACGGTAGGCATAAGTTTATCATCTTCTGTAAAATCTTGAAGAATTCCAGATATATAGGCACAATTAATAGCAGCGGCTTCACTGGTGATATTTTCGTAATTTAAACTTTCCAGCAATGGAGGGAACTTAATATTTTCAGTAATTATTTTTTGATTTTTGGCAAACGGATGAAATGTTTCAAATGTGCCTATAATATAATTGCCTCTGGATATGGGTAAGATAGATAAGTTGTTGTTTTTAAATAATTTAGGTAATTGTGAGCGATGATCGAACTTAGTCATCAACCGAGCTTCACGAAATTCATTAATCTCAAGTGATGAAATTTCAATACAGCTTTCTTCTGAAAGTCTCTCCAGAATTTTATATTTTTCAAATATTTTTATCCAGGCACTTTCGTTTTTCGATTCATTCATAATTTCTTATTAAAACTTCATCAATTTCTCCTCTTTTTTCACCTTTGGAATTGATTGAGCGACTGGCTTTAACCGTAAATTGGAAATAATCTTTATATAAATCCTTTATAAATTCTGAAGAAGAGTTGGAAAGCAAAAACTTGATATGTCTTGAATTTAGTTCGTCACAAGCTTCTTTAAGTCTTATCTGATCGGTTTTATTCCATCCTCCCTGAACGTAGCCTGTAAAATTTGAGCTTTCAGATATTGGATGATAAGGAGGATCTAAATAAATAAATGATTTTGGACTTGCTGATTTTAATATGCTTTCATAATCTGAATTTTTTAATAAAATTTCATTTTCATTTAAAAATTGGCTGACTGCTTTCAGAACGGATTCATTTATTATAGTAGGATTTTTATATTTCCCAAAGGGAGTATTGAACTTACCTGCATTGTTTACTCTATACAATCCGTTATAGCAAGTTTTATTCAAATAAATAAAACGGGAAGCTCTTTGGACATCGGTTAAATTTTTGTATTCCTCCGTACGATCTAGGTTTCGTATGGAATAAAAGTATTCAGAAGTGTTTTCATGTTTTGCTAAATCTTTTATCAAAGAAGTAAAATGATTTTTTACCACTTTATATACGTTGATTAGTTCGGTGTTGGAGTCATTAAGAATTGCTTGATTGGGCTGAAGGTGAAATAAAACGGCTCCTCCGCCGATAAATGGTTCTATATATTGGTAATCGTCTATGTTCTCAGGCATTAAGCTGATGATAGAGGGCATAATTTGCCTTTTTCCTCCCACCCATTTTAAAAATGGTGCAACCAACTTTTCTTTAGCCATCAAATATGTAATTATAAATTCATTTGCAAGATACTAATAATAATGAGTTTTTTACTAATTTAACCCTTTTACGAATGATTGTTTGCTTATAATCAGTAATTTAAAAAATGAAAATATTTTGTTTTTAATATGTATATTTAACGGAATTTAAAAATAAAACAAATGTCAAAAATACATATAGTTTGTTATCCAAATTGCAGTACTTGTAAAAAAGCATTAAAATGGTTAGATGAACATAATTTGGAATTTGAAGAAAGAAATATTGCAATTCAAAATCCTTCGGAAAGTGAATTAAAAAGCTGGAAGGAAAAAAGTAATTATCCTTTATCGAAATTCTTTAATACTTCAGGAAAAGTATATAAAGAACTAAATCTGAAGGATAAAGTAAAAGAGGCGAAAGATGAAGAACTATATTCTTTACTGGCAAGTAATGGAATGTTGGTGAAGAGACCTTTGCTAGTTACAGATTCTTTTGTTTTAGTAGGATTTAAGCCTGAGGAGTGGGAAGATAAGTTGTTGTAGTTTTTTTATTATTGTAAAAACATCGTAAAAATCTTATTATTATTCTTAGGCCTTGTAGAAAAAAGCGTTTATTAGTATTAGATCGTTTAATTTCAATATATTTGTTGATTCTAATTATTAAATATCATGATTTTATTCTTTTCAGGCCAATTTAGATATTTAAAAGTGATTTTTATTTTAAGTACTTGTTCTTTGTTAACTTCGTGTTTTGAAATTTTGGAGGAGGTAGATATGAATCCTGACGGAAGTGGAAAAATGTCCTTAACCATTAATTTGAGCCAGAGTAAAAATAAAGTTTCTTCAATTATGCTTCTTGATAGCATAAACGGACATAAAATTCCTAAAAAGAAAGATATACAAAAAAATTTAGAAGATTTATCAGCAAAACTAAAAAAAATCAAAGGTATCAGTAAAGTTACTTATCATACGGATTATACTCAGTTTATTGCAACTGTAAGTTTTAATTTTGATCACGTTTCAATTCTTAACAAGGCAAGTAAAGAAATTTTTACAGCATACAAATTAAAAGTAGATGAGGTTCCTGCATACAGTTATCAGACGTCAAAAAAAATATTTAAATACGAATATAATAATGCAAGTGCAAAAACAGCTTTTAATAAATTAAAAAAAGATGATAAGGAAATTTTTAAAAATGCAACATATACAAGTATTTACAGATTTCCTTATACTGTACAGCAAATAAAAAACACAAAATCTACTCTTTCAAAGAGTAAAAAATCAGTAATGCAGAAAACATCCATTTTGCATCTGATAAATAATACGGCCAATATTTCAAACCAAATACAATTAGTACCCTGATGAAATTTATATTTACAACATTAATTCTATCGTTTTTCATGGTTCTTTCAGCACAGGAAGAATTAGTTTATAAAATACCTAGAGATGCTTCTATAGTCATTCATGCCAAAGGAAATAAATTTTTAGAACACATTAGTCTGGAAGATTTTAATAAAACCCGTATGGGAGGCGTGCTTCTCAACCAATTTTTTAAAAAAGAGAAAGAAGATAAAGATATAAGAGATACAGGTATCGACTTTTCTGCAGATATGTATTTTTATCAACAAATTAATGATAGTATTATCTTTAACTGTTATCTGGTTTCATTGGATAATGCTTTAAAATTTGACCGGCTAATACAGCAAAAAGAAGATATAAATAAAAAAATAAAACTCAATAATGGATCTAAAGAATTTTATGAATCAGGTCAGTATTTAATTTGGGATACCAAAAAGCTTTTGTTAGTTTATGGTGAATTAAATGATGAGTATTTAAGAAAAGATACGATTATTGCTAAACGTTATGGATTGACAGAAAAATCAAGCTACGATTTTTATTATCCGGAAGATTCAATTGTTTTAAAAAAATATGATTATAACGAAGATTTTTCAGATATAGCGGTTGCAGCAGACTCAGCAATAGTTTCCTCTGATAATTATGATCGCTATTCTGATGTAGATACTATAGCTGTTCACTCTGAGTATGATGAACAAACTGATGATGATGATTTTGAAGATTCGCCTGTTGAATATGATAATTATGAAGAAAGGGAATATTATGATGAAAAGGCTTATGATAAATATCAGGCATCTCAAGATAGTATCAAAAATGAAATATTAAAGAATTGGATGTATTCTTATGGGGAATCTATTTTTAGAAGGACTAAAGCACAACCTTCAATCATGGAAAATGAAGAATATAGAAAAAGTATTGATAAGGATGCGGCTGTAACTTACTTTGTGAATATGTCAAGACCTTGGAGTCTTCTTCAATCTAATAAATTCATTTACTCAAAGCTGTATTATTATTATAACATATCATTGCTTACAAATGTTTTAAGTAAAAATGTTTCAGGCTCATTAAACATGGATAAAAATGCTATACGGTTAAAATATAATTTTGAGCTTTACGATAAAGATGTAGAAATGTACAAGCAACTTTATAACCATAAACTAAACAAAAAATTTTATAAATATATTGATTCTGACGAAGTGGTTGGTTATATGAGTTCGGCAATAAATACTCAGAAACTATTAGAATTATATCCTAAATTTATGGCTCGTATTTATGGAGAAGTCTTTAAAGAAAATAAAGATGAAATAAATCTTTTTGCTGAATTATTTTCTTTGTTTTTAGATGAAAAATCTGTTGCTGAAGTTATTAAAGGTGATGCTCTCTTTTTATTAAAGGGTTTTACTGCTAAAGAACACTCGTATAAAACGTATGACTATGATGAAGACTATAATGCAACTGAAGTGGAAAAAGTAAAAACATATAATGTGCCGGATTTCTTATTTATGGCTTCATCAGATAATCCGCGGATTATTTACTCGATATTAAATTACGGTATTAAAAAAGGTACAGTTAATGTAGAAGATGGTATCTATCATATACACCATACCAATATAGAGCCGGTGTCATTTTATATGTTTATAAAAGAGAATGAAAATATTGTATTTGTTGGATCATCAAAAGATGAATTGTTAAAAATCAAAACAAATACATTCAAAGCAAATCTTGATAAAAAGGATAAAATAAATCTTACTTCTAATAAATTTAATTTCAATTTTAAACCCTACAGGCTAGTTGGAAAATTACCTAAAAGCGGATTTGATAATATTGAGGAATTCATAAAAATGAGAAACCTATTCGGAGCTATGGGCGAAATTAATGGTAAAGATGAAGGGGTAAAAGGAAATTCAGTTGTAGGAGAATATAATTTCAGCACTACTGAGGAAGATAAAAATTCATTGAAATACTTTTTAAAATTGTCGGAAATGTTAACCGATATGTAAAAATGAAAAAAATTATTTACCTGATATGCACAGCCTTCTTTTCACTAATTATTCTTTTATGTGGATATTTTTGGTATCAGAAAAAACAATCACAGAATATTTTAGTTTATAACGAGACAAAAACTCTGATCAAGCTGGATACTTATCGATTAGTGAAAAAATTTATCAGTAATCAGAGGTATTTACCTGATTCTCTTACTAATGTAAATTCACTAATAGGAACAGTCGACATACCGGCGGATATTTTTCTTTTTACAGTGGATGGAAAAAAAGAAACCACCATATTCGGATCTCTCAACATAAAAGATTATAAATTATTTCACAAATATGTGACTACACATCTGGACTTAGAAAATGATAAGGATTTATCATCATTATATTCAAGTAAAGATAGAAAGTGGAAATTATTATATAACAAGAATACCGTTGTATTTGCATATTCAGCTACAAAGGAAAAAGTTTCGGATATCTTAAAAGAGTTAATTTTAAAAAAAAATACAGTAAAAATTAAAGAAAGTCCTTTCAAAAATATACTAAATAAAAAAGGTGAAATAGTTTTTTATAATTTAAGCAGTGAAGGAAGCATTCATTGGAAAGATTCAGCTATAAAAGGAGAAATTAAAATAAATTCTCATAAATTTAGTGTTTCAAAACCAATTAAAGCACCTGTATTTAGTAAAGATAATTTTGTTTCTTTATGGCTAAATGCCGATATAAGTTCTTATGCTTCCCATAAGTCTTTTAAAATTGGGGAATATAGATTAAATACAGATAGTATTTTACCTTATTTTAAAAATGAAGTTCAGGTTGAGATTAAAGAGCCTGTACAGCAGAAAGAACAGCAAATTTCTTATGAGTATGACGATAACTTTGAAAAAGTAGAAGTAATCAAAGAAAAAATTAATTTTGTTCCGGGATTTAATGTTAAAATTAAATCAGATGCCTATGGTTTAAAAACGTATCTGACACATGAAAATATTTTGCTGAAAAATGGTGAAATAAGTAGGGAGTTTTTTCCTTTGTTTAAAATAGAAGCTCAAAGTGAGCCTGATTATTTGGTTTTAAGCACAGTAAATAATGCTGTATTTGCCCCTAAAATAAGTTCTGACGTGATCTTTTATATGAAAGTTAATTTTGACAAAATGAGAACTCAAAAGGAATTTTCAGATTACAAAGCATATATGAAAAATTTGAAACGTTTGGAAATTATTACTCATTATATGAAAGAAAATAAGTTACTGGTTAACTTTTCTATAGAATCTGAAAATAATGATGTATTTTTTTTAATATCCTGGCTTTCATTAATCAGCAAATAATTTTTTAATTAATTTTTTTTATCAGTAATTACCATATCAGCTTTTTTGTAATAAAATAGCTCAGTTTTTGTTATAACTAAATTAAATTTTAATTATAAATCTTAAAGGTATGATTACTAATTTAAAATTATTTATCGGAACTATTATTTTCTGCCTTTTGTTTACAGGATGTACAGGAAGTAAAAAACATGCTATCAAATCCGGTTCTGAAACAGCTGAAAATAGGATTAATCCATATTTTTCAAGAACAGATACCCAACAAATTAATGTAAGTAATGCTCAATGGAAAAAGATTTTAAATCCTGAATTATACAAAGTTGCACGTTTAGGTGACACGGAAGTTCCGTTTACGGGTAAATATAATGATTTTAAAGGGTTAGGTATATACTATTGTGCAGTATGTGGAAATCAGCTTTTTCGTTCAGATTCTAAATTTTCATCTACTTGTGGCTGGCCCTCTTTTTTCGAACCTTCTCGCAAAAATAGTGTTGTATATAAGCAGGATACAAGTTATGGGATGGTGAGGGAGGAAGTTTTATGCGGAAGGTGTAAATCTCATTTAGGCCATGTTTTCGATGATGGACCTGAACCTACCGGGAAAAGATATTGTATGAATTCTATTTGTCTTGATTTTGTACCCGATTGATACAATGATTACTTAGAGTATGGCCTAATTATTGAAAATGTATTATATAAGTAATATAAATATGAAAAGATTAGTTGTTATAGTTTTGTTTTTCCTAGGATTTCTGGGAATGACAGCTCAGGAAAAAAAAGAGTTGGACATGGGAGATTTTTCCATAGTAAAAGTCTTTGACAGGATATCTGCTGATATTATAGCTTCCGATGAAAATAAGGTAGTGATTACTGGTTTAAAAAGAGAAGATGTAGATGTGGTGAATAAAAACGGAGAATTAAAAGTAAGAATGAAAACTACCAAACTTTTAGCAGGAGATGATGTAAAAGTAAAGATTTATTATCAGGGAGAAATTAGTAGTGCGCAGGCCAGTGAGGGAGCAGTAGTGAAAGTAGTGGATAAAATATCTTCTTCTTCAGTTTTTTTAAATGCTAAAGAAGGAGCTATGGTCAGTGCTGAAGTTGAAACTTCTAAATTAGAAGCAAGAGTCAATTCCGGAGGAATTATTAATGTTTCAGGTCATGCTGATGAGCAGGATGTAGTCATTACTTCCGGAGGTAAGTATAATGGAAAAGATCTGGATTCTGAAAATGCATCAGTAGCAATTAATGCAGGAGGGAATGCGATGATTACGGCAACTGAAAAAGTTAATGCTAAAACCCGTGCAGGAGGTGTAATAGATATATACGGCAAACCTGAAGTAAGCCAGCAGACTTTAGCCGGTGGAAAAATTATTAAACATTAATTGTTTAATTTTTTTGTTAATAAAAAGCCTGATAAATTTCATTTTATAAAGAAAATCTATCAGGTTTTTCATTTTGTAATAAAAAAAATTAGTAAATTTGTATCCTTTTCAATAGAATTGGAATATTAGTTTAATTAGTTTAGTTTAGATTGTAGCAAAGGTCATTTCTTTTGCTGCAATTTTTTTTATTTTACTTCCAAAGATTTACGTATTCTGCTTAATGTTTCTGAAGCTATTACTCTGGTTTTTTCTGCACCTTCCAAAAGAATATTTTCTAAAAGATCTAAATTATCCATGTAATAATTGTATTTTTCTCTTGCTTCAGCAAATTCTCTGAGAATTATTTCCAATAACTCTTTTTTTGCATGTCCGTAACCATAACCACCAGCAAGGTAGTTTTTTCTCATAGTTTCAGTTTCATCTTTGCTGGCAATTAACTTATATATAGCAAATGCATTACAAGTATCCGGATTTTTAGGTTCTTCCAAAGGTGTTGAGTCTGTAACTATGGACATAATCTGTTTTTTTAACTCTTTTTCGGGAGCAAAAATCTGAATTGTATTTCCTCTTGACTTACTCATTTTGTTTCCATCAGTTCCGGGCACGTACATGGTGTTTTCCTGCAATTTTGATTCTGGCAGTACTAAAACTTCTCCGTGTATATGATTAAATCTTTGAGCTACATCTCGTGTCATTTCCAAATGTTGAAGTTGATCTTTTCCCACAGGAACAATGTTTGCATCATATAAAAGTATATCTGCTGCCATCAGCATAGGGTAGGTAAATAAACCGGCATTTACATCCTCCAATCTATCAGCTTTATCTTTAAAACCATGGGCTAATGCCAGACGGCTGTAAGGAAAATAACAAAGCAGGTACCACATAAGCTCAGTGACTTCAGGAATATCGGACTGACGATAAAAAAAGGTTTTAGAAGTATCTAATCCACAGGCAAGCCAGGTTGCTGCAATTTCATAAGTATTTTGCTTTAATATTTTTGAATCTTTGATTTGAGTCATTGAATGAAGATTCGCAATAAAGAAAAAAGACTCGTTATTAGGGTCTTTGCTTAATTTTACTGCGGGCAAAATAGCACCTAATAAATTTCCTAAATGAGGTGTGCCTGTACTTTGTATTCCTGTTAAAACTCTCATAAATGTATTTTAATGAAGTGCAAATTTACATTAATAGAAAGTCTTGGTAAAATTTAAGGAAAAAAATATGAGGAAATAATTTAAATTATTTCCTCATTTATGATATAAAGCTTTATATATTTTATTATTTAAACCATTCTTTAGGGAATACGCCTGGCTTGAAAAAATAAGCAAAGGCAAGTATTATTGCACCTACAGTTATGGATGAATCTGCAACATTAAATATATAGTTAAAAAATTGAATACGATCACCTCCCCATATTGGAACCCATTCGGGAAGGATACTGTCTATAAGCGGAAATCTGAACATATCGACAACACAACCTCCGAATAACGGAGCGTAGCCTTCAAAATTAAGTTTTGAAATTCCCGAATATCCGTCCCAAACCTGAAAAGCAGAATCGTACGTAGTGCCGGTGTCAAAAATAATTCCGTAGAATATGCTATCAATTAAATTACCGATTGCGCCCGCAAATATAAGTCCTGCAGGTATAATAAATAACCAGGAAGTTGCTTTTTTAGACCATTTATTAATATAAAAAGCCATAAAAGCAATTAAAACCAGTCGTAATAAGCTCAATCCTATCTTGCCTAAAAACCCGCCCAATTGTACTCCGTATGCCATTCCGGGATTTTCAACATAAGTAAGGTAGAACCAGTCGAAAACCTTTACTTCTTCATGTAAATGAAAATGAGTTTTTATATAAATTTTGGATATCTGATCAATGAGCAGGATAAGAAAGGTTATACCTAGGACTTTTTTCATTTTTAGTATTGCTTATTTTTAGCTTCAATACTCAAAGTAGCATGAGGCACAGCTTTTAATCGTTCTTTACCTATAAGTTTACCTGTCACACGACAAATACCATAAGTTTTATTTTCTATTCTTACCAGTGCATTTCTTAAATCACGGATAAACTTTTCCTGACGGGATGCTAGTTGAGCATTACTTTCTTTACTCATAGTTTCAGAACCCTCTTCAAAAGCTTTGAATGTAGGAGAGGTATCATCAGTTCCATTATTTAAATCGTTTACAAAAGCCTCTTTTAACATGGATAAATCATTTTCTGCTTTCTCAATTTTATCCAAGATAATTGCTTTGAACTCTTCCAGCTCTTCGTCCGAGTATCTTAATCTGTCTTCTGCCATAGTTTTACATTTTTTTTAAGGATAGGTTAATAATAATATTGTCAATATCCAGCTCAGTTCCATCTGTGATGTTATCAGA contains these protein-coding regions:
- a CDS encoding DNA adenine methylase, producing MAKEKLVAPFLKWVGGKRQIMPSIISLMPENIDDYQYIEPFIGGGAVLFHLQPNQAILNDSNTELINVYKVVKNHFTSLIKDLAKHENTSEYFYSIRNLDRTEEYKNLTDVQRASRFIYLNKTCYNGLYRVNNAGKFNTPFGKYKNPTIINESVLKAVSQFLNENEILLKNSDYESILKSASPKSFIYLDPPYHPISESSNFTGYVQGGWNKTDQIRLKEACDELNSRHIKFLLSNSSSEFIKDLYKDYFQFTVKASRSINSKGEKRGEIDEVLIRNYE
- a CDS encoding type II restriction enzyme, giving the protein MNESKNESAWIKIFEKYKILERLSEESCIEISSLEINEFREARLMTKFDHRSQLPKLFKNNNLSILPISRGNYIIGTFETFHPFAKNQKIITENIKFPPLLESLNYENITSEAAAINCAYISGILQDFTEDDKLMPTVSGRMSSSCFDFIIDHSAGKLPVHVDNSQLEIDGGYEGRNNLYLLEAKNYLSDDFLIRQLYYPFRLWQKKISKSIVPLFLTYSNGFFHLREYFFNETEHYNSLELIREKKYTLKNKQIDRETIILIAEQISLIEEPEIPFPQADNFERIINLGELLKVREFLTKEEITENYDFDPRQTDYYINAGKYLGILQYTQRKGQNGCTLTEKGNNVYSLSLYNRQLEFSKLILRHKIFNQTIKNYFKHKTLDRNLVILLMKDCLLFNIRSENTYHRRASTIINWTQWIIALTESSSQTYTLFDME
- a CDS encoding carbon starvation CstA family protein, producing the protein MEFLNGINALTLVFVSVLIFAIAYRFYGIFIAKKVLRLNSKNVTPAIEFADGHDYVATNKNVLFGHHFAAIAAAGPLVGPVLAAQFGYLPGALWILIGCVLGGGVHDMVVLFASVRHKGQSLATIASKEIGPVTGTIAGFAILFILILTLAGLSLACISAMHEASWSLFTVIITMPIAVLMGLIMRYRKDSVTLASIVGVVLLVTGIISGHHLMQNETLNDMFHWNIKTISIAIPIYGFLASVLPVWLLLVPRDYLSTYLKIGTILMLAIGIIFVHPTIEMPAITSFVNGGGPVIGGPVLPFIFIVIACGAISGFHAIIATGTTPKMISDEKEILFVGYGAMLVEGFVALMALIAACTLMPGDYFAINTPVDAYQSFLAAHPDLHSVDLQYFIDHIGIDLHGRTGGAVSLAVGMAHIFNNIPYMDELMAYWYNFAIMFEAVFILTAIDAGTRVGRFFLQEMLGGVIPKFNDKNWVPGIIISSILFTFAWGYLVYTGNVSSIWPLFGISNQLLAACGLIVCTTMLIRMNRKKYALCSAIPGVFMAIITFWAGYIQVVDIYLPKEQYLLASLAVIAMLLMLFVFVGAFRRWAELMKIHTTVVDKYGDTVKEIVEP
- a CDS encoding MBL fold metallo-hydrolase, translating into MKYIIFTLTLLFSLLCHSQTFDLIPLGIYGGLDEDNLSAYIISEKDKNEFLCLDAGTIRTGIKKAIEKQSLAGSPDSLLKNNIKGYFISHGHLDHVSGMIINSPDDSPKNIYALSPVIEILKKYYFTEGPWINFANEGNFPQLNKYYYRSFNAFDTFAIDNTQLTGQIFELSHGTPYKSSALLVKSENQYILYLGDTGADRIEKSTQLKLLWKTIAPLINQGSLKAILIEVSFPNSQPENLLFGHLTPALLYEELTHLSSYCKSGKLKNLPVIITHLKPSGTAIETIKKELITHNVLEVSLIFPEQGKKISL
- a CDS encoding arsenate reductase family protein, producing the protein MSKIHIVCYPNCSTCKKALKWLDEHNLEFEERNIAIQNPSESELKSWKEKSNYPLSKFFNTSGKVYKELNLKDKVKEAKDEELYSLLASNGMLVKRPLLVTDSFVLVGFKPEEWEDKLL
- a CDS encoding GNAT family N-acetyltransferase; translation: MNFELKKWEESDVMSLVKHANNYNIFRYLRDSFPFPYTEKDGQTFISLNLYENPVKEFAIHIDGKAVGAVGVTLQPDIYRKSVEIGYWLSESYWGKGIMPEVLKEMVNYSFSTWDISRVFAKPFSINEQSQKVLVKAGFQYEATLKKAIYKNDSYLDEMIFSVVR